A genome region from Anopheles stephensi strain Indian chromosome 2, UCI_ANSTEP_V1.0, whole genome shotgun sequence includes the following:
- the LOC118503793 gene encoding teneurin-m isoform X8, protein MSGYQQQGKSRHYPRYSLNSSDNEDSPIHRSIYAQPYNAIGTAERQSNFTYRSAKGNAQAAPPVAAVNPLNTLNTPSSENGSSATLTDAEASLARENTLLVNNGCLLDGVPPSAPPDVPPRNPTMNRMNGRVTGNPTELGVDFEPSCLVRTPSGNVYIPSGNLAINNKGSPIDYKTGSACSTPTKDTLKSYDRNCMGPVLPPRSTMCGPPAHHYSAPLNFRKGFTFTKCTWKCTAILVILLSVILVITLLLTASNVLSISYPTTNPCTVLVDEKAEISAAKSTIADANRAGIPGGGGDGLGIDQSSLSQSGASGRPKPIAADESSPASSAASGAGTAGGSSSLSAASTAATGKAGPGAATGTVDCPHPTCTGHGFCAEGTCICKKGWKGPDCATMDQDALQCLPDCSGHGTFDLDSQTCTCEPKWSGEDCSKELCDLNCGQHGRCVGETCSCDAGWGGEYCNNKLCDPRCNEHGQCKNGTCLCVTGWNGKHCTLEGCPNGCSQHGQCHVSGELMWECRCYEGWDGVDCSVPLEQNCGDNKDNDRDGLVDCEDPECCGSHSCKTSQLCVSAPKPIDVLLRKQPPAITASFFERMKFLIDEGSLQNYAKLETFNESVFWNHFNASRSAVIRGRVVTSLNMGLVGVRVSTSTPLEGFTLTRDDGWFDLMVNGGGAITLQFGRSPFRPQTRIVQVPWNEVVIIDTVVMSTSDDKSHHGAPHTCFSHDYDLMKPVVLATWKHGFQGACPDRSAILAESQVIQESLAIPGTGLNLVYHSSRAAGYLSTIKLQLTPDTIPPTLKLIYLRITIEGILFERVFEADPGIKFTYPWNRLNIYRQRVYGITTAVVKVGYQYTDCKDIVWDVQTTKLSGHDMSISEVGGWNLDIHHRYNFHEGILQKGDGSNIYLKHKPRVILTAMGDGHQRPLECGDCNGIATKQRLLAPVALAAAPDGSLYVGDFNYIRRIMIDGTVRTVVKLNATRVSYRYHMALSPLDGSLYVSDPESHQIIKVRNKDDTHDPDHNWEPVVGSGERCLPGDEAHCGDGGLARDAKLAYPKGVAISSDNILYFADGTNIRMVDRDGVISTLIGNHMHKSHWKPVPCEGTLKIEEMHLRWPTELTINPLDDTLHIIDDHMILRMTPDGRVRVIAGRPMHCATAGSGTGTGLSTGVSGSVSTSLNYDTDLAIHATLVMPQSIAFAPSGDLYVAESDSQRINRIRVIGTDGKIAPYAGAESKCNCLERGCDCYEADHYLAISAKFNTISAITVTPDGHVHIADQANYRIRSVISSLPEAGTSKEYEIYAPNAQEIYVFNRFGQHIATKNIMTGETVYSFLYNVNTSNGKLSTVTDAAGNKVFLLRDYTSQVNSIENTKGQKCRLRMTRMKMLHELNTPDNYNVTFEYHGPTGLLKTKLDSTGRSYVYNYDEFGRLTSAVTPTGKVIDLTFDLSVQGATVKVTENSQREVSMLIQGSSVVSKVGEAATKTTVLLDGGTTSVSPWGNAVSVESVPYVLLAEVDPLLGESYPVPSKQRTEINGDLSNRFEWRYFIRHVPVRGKNARTLTQVGRKLRVNGENLLTFEYEKDTSSITVSVDDKTELLNVTYDKSSRPIAYRPQSGEYADVDLEYDRFGRLISWKWGNLKEEYTFDRAGRLNEIKYGDGSSIVYAFKDTFSSLPLKVTTPRRSDYLLQYDDAGALQSLTTPRGHIHAFSLQTSLGFFKYQYYSPINRHPFEILYSDEGQILAKIHPHQSGKVAFVHDSAGRLETVLAGLSSTQYTYQESTSLVKQVEVLEPGFELRREFKYHAGVLKDEKLKFGSKSGLASAHFKYQYDGNARLSGIEMDVNGKELPIVRFKYGPAQGTLDAVSDLRITRNAFNRTVVQDTSKQFFTITDFDEHGRVKSVLINIKSFDVYRLELDYDLRNRIRTHKVMVGRSTSLDKVNYNADGHVMEVVGTNSWKYVYDENGNIIGILEQGDKTNLGYDTGDRVVQVGDVEFNSYDARGYVVRRGEQKYRYNNRGQLIHAMERDRFQTWYFYDDLGRLVACHDEKGNVTQYFYANLNAPELITHIHYPKAGRTSRLLYDDRHMLIAIETGEQRYYVATDQNGSPIALFDIGGAIVKEIRRTPFGKIVKDTNPGLFVPIDFHGGLLDPNTRLVYMEQRLYDTGVGQWMTPAWEQLATEMRHPTDVFIYRFHNNDPINRREPEGNYMNDLRSWLKLFGYDVTKMQGSRYTRDMIYRPTATIKSPQLAPDFGVMSGLQCIVEKVDEKFADFGFIPKPLLKMELKTRNLLPRVAYRRGVFGEGVLISRIDGRALVSVVDGSNSVVQDVVSSVFNNSHFLDLHFSIHDQDVFYFVKDNVMKLRDDTEELRRLGGMFNISAHEINDHGGANGKELRLHGPDAVVIIKYGVDPEQERHRILKHAHKRAVERAWELEKQLVAAGFQGRGDWTEEEKEELISHGDVDGWIGVDIHSIHKYPQLADDPGNVAFQRDSKRKRRKSGGTSSGGGGGSHKAKREHRHETIILPLPVASVAPSTSVPTSSVSSATSTSASAASSTSSSSSSSPTSPSSSVPSSVPAVVVTASAATVRPSTTT, encoded by the exons CATCTAACGTATTAAGTATATCATATCCAACCACCAACCCCTGTACAGTTCTAGTCGATGAGAAGGCAGAAATCTCCGCAGCCAAAAGCACGATAGCGGACGCGAACCGGGCCGGCATACCGGGTGGCGGTGGCGACGGTCTCGGTATCGATCAGTCCTCCCTATCGCAATCCGGCGCTTCCGGTCGGCCGAAACCTATCGCAGCGGACGAATCGTCCCCGGCGTCGTCGGCAGCGTCCGGTGCGGGTACGGCCGGCGGCTCATCCTCGCTGTCGGCTGCGTCCACGGCAGCCACCGGCAAGGCAGGCCCCGGTGCGGCAACAGGCACAG TTGACTGCCCGCACCCGACCTGTACCGGACATGGATTCTGTGCCGAAGGTACCTGCATCTGCAAGAAGGGCTGGAAGGGTCCGGACTGTGCCACCATGGACCAGGATGCTCTTCAGTGTCTTCCCGACTGTTCCGGCCACGGTACGTTCGATCTGGACTCACAAACCTGCACCTGCGAACCAAAGTGGAGTGGTGAGGACTGTTCGAAGGAGCTGTGTGATCTGAACTGTGGACAGCATGGACGATGCGTTGGCGAGACTTGCAGCTGTGATGCTGGCTGGGGTGGTGAATACTGCAACAATAAGCTGTGCGATCCACGCTGCAACGAGCATGGACAGTGCAAGAATGGGACGTGTCTTTGTGTTACTGGATGGAACGGGAAACACTGCACACTGGAAGGATGTCCTAATGG CTGTTCCCAGCATGGTCAGTGTCACGTGAGCGGAGAGCTGATGTGGGAATGCCGCTGCTACGAAGGCTGGGACGGCGTGGACTGTTCGGTACCGCTCGAACAAAACTGTGGTGACAATAAGGATAACGATCGCG ATGGTCTTGTGGACTGCGAAGACCCGGAATGCTGTGGCAGTCACTCGTGCAAAACGAGCCAACTGTGCGTTTCGGCCCCGAAACCGATCGATGTACTGCTGCGCAAGCAGCCGCCCGCCATTACGGCCTCATTCTTCGAACGCATGAAGTTCCTGATCGATGAGGGCAGCCTGCAGAACTACGCCAAGCTGGAAACGTTCAACGAAAG CGTTTTTTGGAATCATTTTAATGCAAG CCGATCGGCAGTGATACGCGGACGTGTCGTTACCTCACTCAACATGGGTTTGGTaggcgtgcgcgtcagcactTCGACACCCCTGGAAGGCTTCACCCTGACCCGTGACGATGGATGGTTCGATCTGATGGTGAACGGTGGCGGTGCAATAACGCTCCAGTTTGGCCGTTCGCCGTTCCGACCGCAGACACGCATCGTGCAGGTGCCCTGGAATGAGGTTGTGATCATCGACACGGTTGTGATGTCTACGTCGGACGATAAGTCACATCATGGAGCACCGCACACGTGCTTCTCGCACGATTACGATCTCATGAAACCGGTCGTGTTGGCAACGTGGAAGCATGGGTTCCAGGGTGCCTGTCCGGATCGTAGCGCCATTCTGGCGGAATCGCAAGTCATCCAGGAATCGCTCGCCATCCCCGGCACTGGTCTTAATCTCGTGTACCACAGTTCCCGTGCAGCGGGCTATCTATCGACGATCAAGCTGCAGCTAACACCGGACACGATCCCGCCAACGCTGAAGCTTATCTATCTGCGCATCACGATCGAGGGTATACTTTTCGAGCGTGTGTTTGAGGCGGATCCAGGCATCAAGTTCACGTACCCATGGAACCGGCTCAACATTTACCGGCAGCGTGTGTACGGCATTACGACAGCGGTGGTGAAGGTGGGCTACCAGTACACCGACTGCAAGGATATCGTTTGGGACGTGCAGACGACGAAGCTGAGCGGACATGATATGAGCATCTCGGAGGTTGGTGGATGGAACTTGGATATCCACCATCGGTACAACTTCCACGAAGGTATCCTGCAGAAGGGCGATGGTTCGAACATCTATCTGAAGCACAAGCCGCGCGTCATCCTAACTGCGATGGGCGATGGACATCAGCGTCCGTTGGAGTGTGGTGATTGTAATGGGATTGCGACCAAGCAGCGATTGCTCGCACCGGTGGCTCTTGCGGCAGCTCCTGATGGTAGCCTATACGTTGGGGACTTCAACTACATCCGAAGGATCATGATCGACGGAACGGTCCGCACGGTGGTGAAGCTTAACGCAACGAGAGTCTCCTATCGCTATCATATGGCACTAAGCCCGCTGGATGGGTCTCTGTACGTATCCGACCCCGAATCGCATCAGATCATCAAGGTACGCAACAAGGATGATACGCACGATCCCGATCACAACTGGGAACCGGTTGTGGGTAGCGGTGAACGTTGTCTTCCAGGTGATGAGGCTCACTGCGGTGATGGAGGATTGGCACGTGATGCCAAGCTTGCCTATCCGAAGGGGGTTGCCATCTCTTCCGACAATATCCTGTACTTTGCTGACGGAACGAACATTCGCATGGTGGATCGGGATGGCGTTATCAGCACACTGATCGGGAATCATATGCACAAGTCGCACTGGAAGCCGGTCCCGTGCGAAGGAACGCTGAAGATCGAGGAGATGCATCTTCGTTGGCCGACGGAGCTGACCATCAACCCACTGGACGATACTCTGCATATAATCGACGACCACATGATCCTTCGCATGACACCTGACGGACGTGTGAGAGTTATTGCCGGAAGGCCTATGCACTGTGCAACTGCTGGAAGTGGAACAGGAACCGGTTTGAGCACGGGCGTAAGTGGAAGTGTGTCTACGTCTCTCAACTACGATACGGATCTTGCCATTCACGCGACACTGGTGATGCCCCAGAGCATCGCTTTCGCTCCATCGGGTGATCTGTACGTGGCTGAGAGTGATTCGCAGCGCATCAATCGTATTCGAGTGATTGGAACCGATGGAAAGATTGCCCCGTATGCTGGCGCTGAATCGAAGTGTAACTGTCTCGAGCGTGGATGTGATTGTTACGAAGCAGATCACTATCTGGCGATCAGTGCGAAGTTCAACACGATCTCTGCTATCACTGTGACTCCGGATGGTCACGTGCACATCGCTGATCAGGCCAACTATCGCATCCGCTCGGTGATATCGAGCCTGCCGGAAGCTGGCACCTCGAAGGAGTACGAAATCTACGCCCCGAATGCACAGGAGATCTATGTGTTTAACCGCTTTGGACAGCATATTGCCACCAAGAACATCATGACTGGGGAAACGGTGTATAGCTTCCTTTACAACGTTAACACATCGAACGGAAAACTGAGTACGGTGACGGATGCGGCAGGCAATAAGGTGTTCCTGCTGCGTGATTACACCTCGCAGGTGAACTCGATCGAGAACACGAAGGGTCAGAAGTGTCGGTTGAGGATGACACGCATGAAGATGCTGCATGAGCTGAACACTCCGGACAACTATAATGTGACGTTCGAGTATCACGGACCGACGGGACTGCTGAAGACAAAGCTCGACTCCACCGGACGCTCGTACGTGTACAACTACGATGAGTTTGGACGGCTGACATCGGCCGTCACACCAACGGGCAAGGTGATCGATCTTACGTTTGATCTGAGCGTGCAGGGAGCTACTGTGAAGGTGACGGAGAACTCGCAACGTGAAGTATCCATGCTGATCCAGGGATCGTCAGTTGTCTCAAAGGTCGGAGAAGCCGCCACCAAGACGACGGTTCTTCTCGACGGTGGTACCACAAGTGTATCTCCATGGGGCAACGCAGTTTCTGTGGAGTCCGTTCCCTATGTGCTCCTGGCGGAAGTTGACCCCTTGCTAGGTGAAAGCTATCCAGTCCCGTCGAAACAACGCACAGAGATCAATGGCGATTTGTCGAACCGATTCGAATGGCGTTACTTCATCCGACATGTCCCCGTGCGGGGTAAGAATGCTCGCACTTTGACTCAGGTCGGTAGAAAGCTTCGCGTAAATGGTGAAAATCTGCTGACGTTCGAGTATGAGAAGGATACGTCCTCCATCACCGTCTCGGTGGACGATAAGACTGAGCTGTTGAATGTGACGTACGATAAATCTTCGCGCCCGATCGCCTACCGTCCACAGTCGGGCGAGTACGCCGATGTTGATCTCGAGTACGATCGGTTCGGACGACTGATATCGTGGAAGTGGGGCAATCTGAAGGAGGAATACACGTTCGATCGGGCTGGCCGACTGAACGAGATCAAGTACGGTGATGGTAGCTCAATCGTGTACGCGTTTAAGGACACGTTCAGTAGTCTTCCACTGAAGGTGACAACACCAAGGCGATCAGATTATCTGCTCCAGTACGATGATGCTGGTGCGTTACAGTCGCTCACTACTCCACGTGGACACATCCATGCGTTCTCGCTACAAACGTCGCTCGGATTCTTCAAGTACCAATACTACTCACCGATCAATCGCCATCCGTTCGAGATCCTGTACAGCGATGAGGGACAGATTCTGGCCAAGATTCATCCGCACCAGAGTGGCAAGGTAGCGTTCGTGCATGACAGTGCTGGCCGACTGGAGACGGTTCTCGCGGGACTTTCGTCCACCCAGTATACCTACCAGGAAAGTACGAGTCTGGTGAAGCAGGTGGAGGTGCTCGAGCCTGGATTTGAGTTGCGTCGCGAGTTCAAGTATCACGCCGGCGTTTTGAAGGACGAGAAGCTCAAGTTCGGTTCCAAGAGTGGGCTAGCGTCGGCTCACTTCAAGTACCAGTACGATGGTAATGCGCGGCTTAGTGGTATCGAGATGGATGTGAATGGTAAGGAGCTCCCGATCGTTCGCTTCAAGTACGGACCGGCTCAGGGAACGCTGGATGCAGTGAGTGATCTCCGGATCACGCGAAACGCGTTCAACCGTACAGTCGTCCAGGACACTTCCAAGCAATTCTTCACCATCACCGATTTCGATGAGCATGGCCGTGTGAAGAGTGTGCTGATCAACATCAAATCGTTTGATGTGTACAGGTTGGAGCTTGACTACGATCTGCGCAACCGGATCCGAACTCACAAGGTTATGGTTGGTCGCTCGACATCCCTCGACAAGGTGAACTACAACGCGGATGGACATGTGATGGAGGTTGTTGGAACGAACAGCTGGAAGTATGTGTACGATGAGAATGGAAACATTATCGGAATTCTGGAGCAAGGTGACAAGACGAATCTCGGATACGATACGGGTGATCGTGTGGTACAGGTGGGCGATGTTGAGTTCAACAGCTACGATGCTCGTGGATACGTGGTACGACGAGGTGAGCAGAAGTATCGCTACAACAATCGCGGCCAATTGATACACGCAATGGAGCGCGATCGGTTCCAGACCTGGTACTTCTACGACGATCTCGGTCGACTAGTCGCATGCCACGATGAGAAGGGTAACGTGACACAGTACTTCTACGCCAATCTGAACGCACCGGAGCTGATCACCCACATCCACTACCCGAAGGCTGGACGAACTTCGCGACTGTTGTACGACGATCGTCATATGCTGATCGCGATCGAAACTGGCGAGCAGCGTTACTACGTGGCGACGGATCAGAACGGTTCACCGATTGCGCTGTTCGACATTGGTGGTGCAATTGTGAAGGAGATCCGGCGAACTCCGTTCGGTAAAATCGTGAAGGATACCAACCCGGGACTGTTTGTGCCGATCGATTTCCACGGTGGATTGCTCGACCCGAACACGCGCCTAGTGTACATGGAGCAGCGGCTGTACGATACGGGTGTGGGGCAGTGGATGACACCGGCCTGGGAACAGCTTGCAACGGAGATGCGCCATCCAACGGATGTGTTCATCTATCGCTTCCACAACAACGATCCTATCAACCGACGTGAACCGGAGGGTAACTACATGAACGATCTTCGCTCCTGGTTGAAGCTGTTCGGATACGACGTTACGAAGATGCAAGGATCTCGCTACACGCGTGACATGATCTACAGGCCAACGGCGACGATCAAGTCACCGCAGCTAGCACCCGACTTTGGCGTAATGTCCGGCCTTCAATGCATCGTGGAGAAGGTTGATGAGAAGTTTGCCGACTTTGGATTCATCCCCAAGCCACTGCTGAAGATGGAGCTGAAAACACGCAATCTGCTCCCGCGTGTCGCTTACCGTCGGGGTGTGTTCGGCGAAGGTGTTCTGATCTCCCGAATCGATGGACGAGCGTTGGTCAGCGTGGTTGACGGATCGAACAGTGTCGTTCAGGATGTCGTTTCGTCCGTGTTCAACAACTCGCACTTCCTGGATCTCCACTTCAGCATCCACGATCAGGATGTGTTCTACTTCGTGAAGGACAACGTGATGAAGCTGCGCGACGATACGGAGGAGCTCCGACGACTTGGCGGTATGTTCAACATCTCCGCACACGAAATCAACGATCACGGTGGAGCGAATGGAAAGGAACTGCGTCTCCACGGTCCGGATGCGGTCGTCATCATCAAGTACGGAGTTGATCCCGAACAGGAACGTCACCGCATTCTGAAGCACGCACACAAGCGCGCTGTCGAGCGAGCCTGGGAGCTGGAGAAGCAGCTCGTTGCGGCCGGGTTCCAGGGTCGTGGCGATTGGACCgaagaggaaaaggaagaacTCATCTCGCACGGTGACGTCGATGGGTGGATCGGCGTTGATATCCACAGCATCCACAAGTATCCGCAGCTGGCGGACGATCCGGGCAACGTTGCGTTCCAGCGTGACTCGAAGCGCAAACGTCGGAAGAGTGGTGGAACTTCGAGTGGAGGCGGCGGCGGAAGTCACAAGGCCAAGCGAGAGCATCGTCACGAGACGATAATCCTGCCGCTGCCGGTGGCATCAGTTGCACCTTCCACCTCCGTTCCAACGTCTTCGGTGTCTTCCGCGACATCAACTTCTGCGTCGGCCGCATCGtcaacgtcgtcgtcgtcatcatcgtccccAACTTCACCATCGTCCTCGGTGCCATCCTCGGTTCCAGCCGTCGTAGTCACTGCATCGGCAGCCACGGTACGACCGAGCACTACGACGTGA